One part of the Lytechinus pictus isolate F3 Inbred chromosome 3, Lp3.0, whole genome shotgun sequence genome encodes these proteins:
- the LOC129257239 gene encoding pre-mRNA-splicing factor ISY1 homolog, whose protein sequence is MARNSEKAMTALARFRNAQMGDTKMKERRPYLASECEELPKAEKWRRQVISEISRKVAQIQNAGLGEFKIRDLNDEINKLLREKGHWEARIVELGGPDYRKVGPKMLDQEGKEVPGNRGYKYFGAAKDLPGVRELFEQEPPAPPRKTRAELMKLIDADYYGYRDEDDGVLVPLEMEHEKDLIAAAVSEWTSKKEAGLLEGLTQGEEKEEENIYAVQQDSGSEDEGENEKEMEVIDGQPRYVAHVPVPSQKEVEEALLRRKKMELLEKYASETLQQQGSEAKTLMGL, encoded by the exons ATG GCAAGAAATTCAGAGAAAGCTAT GACGGCTTTGGCCCGTTTCAGAAATGCACAAATGGGCGATACAAAGATGAAGGAGCGACGTCCGTACCTCGCCAGCGAGTGTGAAGAACTTCCCAAGGCTGAGAAGTGGCGGCGTCAGGTGATCTCTGAAATTTCCCGGAAGGTTGCTCAGATACAGAATG CTGGTTTGGGAGAGTTCAAGATACGGGATCTGAATGATGAAATCAACAAGCTGCTTAGAGAGAAAGGCCATTGGGAAGCCAGGATTGTAGAACTTGGTGGTCCAGATTATCGG AAAGTTGGACCTAAGATGTTGGATCAAGAAGGTAAAGAGGTTCCAGGAAACAGAGGTTATAAGTATTTTGGAGCTGCCAAAGATCTACCCGGTGTGAGAGAACTCTTTGAACAAGAAC CTCCTGCTCCTCCTCGGAAAACAAGAGCTGAATTGATGAAGTTGATCGATGCTGATTACTATGGCTAccgtgatgaagatgatggtgtaCTAGTACCTCTTGAGATGGAACATGAGAAAGATT TGATAGCAGCAGCTGTTAGCGAATGGACAAGTAAGAAAGAAGCTGGACTTCTGGAAGGATTGACAcaaggagaagagaaagaagaagaaaacatatATGCTGTTCAGCAAGATTCTGGA TCAGAGGAtgaaggagaaaatgagaaggaGATGGAGGTTATTGATGGTCAGCCAAGATATGTTGCTCATGTTCCAGTGCCTTCACAGAAAGAG GTTGAAGAAGCCCTCTTAAGGAGGAAAAAGATGGAACTATTAGAAAAGTATGCCAGTGAGACATTACAACAGCAGGGCAGTGAGGCTAAAACATTAATGGGATTATGA
- the LOC129257238 gene encoding U3 small nucleolar ribonucleoprotein protein IMP4-like, with amino-acid sequence MLRRQARQRREYLYRKSQEEQERIIRERKRKLKDALDENKKIPTELQKDALALQKALAFDDDGGEELNHIDDEYRWAGVEDPKIMLTTSRDPSSKLKQFAKELKLIFPNAQRLNRGNYEISQLVQACRANDVTDLIMVHEHRGVPDALQICHLPYGPTAYFTLFNTVLRHDIPKIGTMSEAYPHLIFNNFKSKLGERVMSILKYLFPVPKEDSKRVITFANEEDIISFRHHTYKKVDHKNVDLTEVGPRFEMKLYEIRLGTIDQSNTAEVEWVSRPYMNTAKKRKHLSND; translated from the exons atg TTACGGAGGCAAGCTCGTCAGAGAAGGGAGTATTTATACCGAAAATCTCAGGAGGAGCAAGAACGTATCATcagggagagaaaaagaaagttgAAAGATGCTCTCGATG AAAACAAGAAGATTCCAACAGAGTTACAGAAAGATGCACTAGCCCTTCAAAAGGCCTTGGCgtttgatgatgatggaggagaAG aACTGAATCACATTGATGATGAATATAGGTGGGCTGGTGTAGAAGATCCTAAGATCATGCTGACAACATCAAGAGATCCCAGCTCAAAATTGAAACAGTTTGCCAAG GAGTTGAAACTTATTTTTCCTAATGCCCAGAGATTGAATAGAGGGAACTATGAAATCAGTCAGCTGGTTCAGGCTTGTAGAGCGAATGATGTCACTGATCTTATCATGGTCCATGAACATAGAGGAGTTCCAG ATGCATTACAAATTTGCCATCTACCCTACGGACCTACAGCATACTTCACTCTCTTCAATACAGTCCTCAGGCATGACATACCAAAGATAGGAACCATGTCAGAAGCCTATCCTCATCTTATCTTCAATAACTTCAAATCAAAGCTTGGTGAAAGA GTGATGAGCATTCTTAAGTATTTGTTTCCTGTACCAAAGGAAGATAGTAAAAGAGTCATCACATTTGCAAATGAGGAAGATATTATCTCTTTCAG ACACCATACGTACAAGAAGGTAGACCACAAGAATGTCGACCTGACCGAAGTGGGACCAAGGTTTGAGATGAAAC TATATGAGATCCGCTTGGGTACAATAGACCAATCCAATACTGCAGAAGTTGAATGGGTGTCTAGGCCTTACATGAATACAGCTAAGAAACGCAAGCATCTAAGTAATGATTGA